The following proteins come from a genomic window of Larimichthys crocea isolate SSNF chromosome III, L_crocea_2.0, whole genome shotgun sequence:
- the LOC104931182 gene encoding zinc finger protein 135: MSTRLTLRAFVNERLTAAAEEIFQVFERTIAKYEEEASSSKQEIDRLRGLCVSGQQTDFSQSSFCKEETPPEQQELRDAEPRHIKEEDHEVWACQQQEEEEEEEHVEEFRADVSYLPHLSDWERNEQEDTKPPLKPRSSEESEEQFQETRAVQLVLPLASTSQTLIRRGWENKRPDASFTDDTQTDQSQSAVIISTELSHLNSVAPNYRCHLCDKSFSSDHHLINHASRLHSKEADVLCAVCGQTLESTESLNTHLKSHKRSKCCHVCGKHFNSTTALAEHMARHAGVKLHRCHVCGKECSRKGDLKIHMRIHTGEKPFCCSYCLKSFTHSGHLKKHMRSHTGERPHQCEVCGRGFLQSTHLKYHLGTHAQKRKKC, encoded by the exons ATGTCTACACGGCTCACTCTCAGGGCTTTTGTAAACGAGCGACTGACAGCTGCTGCCGAGGAAATATTTCAAGTGTTTGAACGAACAATCGCAAAATATGAAGAAGAAGCTTCGAGCAGCAAACAGGAGATTGACCGTCTCAGAGGTCTGTGCGTGTCCGGGCAGCAaacag actTCTCTCAGTCGTCCTTCTGTAAAGAGGAAACGCCCCCTGAGCAGCAAGAGCTGAGGGACGCAGAGCCTCGACACATAAAGGAGGAAGATCATGAAGTCTGGGCCTGTcagcaacaagaagaagaagaagaagaagagcatgTTGAAGAGTTTAGAGCTGATGTGTCATACCTACCTCATTTATCTGACTGGGAGAGAAATGAGCAGGAGGACACAAAACCGCCTTTAAAACCGAGGAGCAGCGAGGAAAGCGAGGAGCAGTTTCAGGAGACTAGAGCGGTACAGCTCGTTCTACCTCTTGCTTCAACTTCACAAACTCTGATCCGAAGGGGATGGGAAAACAAAAGACCCGATGCAAGTTTTACAGATgatacacagacagaccaaAGTCAGAGCGCCGTTATCATTTCCACCGAGTTATCACATTTGAATTCAGTTGCACCTAATTATCGCTGCCACCTCTGCGATAAATCGTTTTCCTCCGACCATCACTTGATCAATCATGCTTCCCGCCTGCACTCAAAGGAAGCAGACGTCCTCTGTGCCGTCTGTGGACAGACCTTAGAGTCCACCGAAAGTCTCAACACGCACCTTAAATCACACAAACGCTCAAAATGCTGCCACGTGTGCGGCAAACACTTCAACAGCACGACCGCGCTGGCTGAACACATGGCCAGGCACGCCGGGGTGAAGCTGCATCGCTGTCACGTTTGTGGAAAAGAGTGCAGCCGCAAAGGAGATTTAAAGATACACATGAGGATTCACACGGGCGAGAAGCCTTTCTGCTGCTCGTACTGTCTCAAAAGCTTCACCCACAGCGGACATTTGAAGAAGCACATGAGAAGCCACACAGGAGAGAGGCCGCACCAGTGCGAGGTCTGCGGCAGAGGGTTTCTACAGAGCACACACCTGAAATACCACCTAGGGACTCACGCTCAGAAACGTAAAAAGTGCTAA